The Cloeon dipterum chromosome 3, ieCloDipt1.1, whole genome shotgun sequence genome includes a region encoding these proteins:
- the LOC135938810 gene encoding uncharacterized protein LOC135938810, producing MSFDFFEAEEMKKYRKENGPFRKLSDLLKVPAISEEKIETFCSLVAEKIREKNNSFRGVISPYFPDLKEELSNVVGVMVSADCSISWAEITKDYRLDNWGQVPMFSGQKKLAPHEIHEAVCSAVKEIPQSRVYVFESIPNLSPQQSYIQPYIERKETHAMLLALLNAREPVGNKVFYLRSKLPTRLFKIMVGNERISSRPLVTRLLQGECVGENDPCRLTDLNPETFDAFSKLPGVQQEAYSNALILAMSFLKLLPIEMSDRRSGDE from the exons ATgtcctttgatttttttgaagCTGAAGAGATGAAGAAatacagaaaagaaaatggaCCGTTTAGAAAATTAAGCGACCTTCTCAAAGTACCGGCTATTTCggaggagaaaattgagaCTTTTTGCAGCTTGGTCGCTGAGAAAATCAGAGAAAAGAACAACAGTTTCAGGGGCGTGATCAGCCCttattttccagatttaaaaGAG GAGCTTTCAAACGTTGTGGGCGTGATGGTCAGCGCTGACTGCAGCATCTCATGGGCTGAAATCACCAAAGACTACCGTCTGGACAATTGGGGACAGGTGCCCATGTTCAGCGGACAGAAAAAACTTGCTCCCCACGAAATCCACGAGGCT gTGTGCAGCGCAGTGAAGGAGATCCCTCAGAGTAGAGTTTACGTTTTTGAGAGCATCCCAAATCTATCGCCGCAACAATCGTACATCCAGCCATACATTGAGCGAAAGGAGACGCACGCCATGTTGCTAGCGCTCCTGAATGCTCGAGAACCTGTAGGAAACAAGGTTTTCTACCTCAGGTCTAAACTCCCCACTAGACTCTTCAAAATCATG GTAGGAAATGAAAGAATCTCATCGAGGCCTCTGGTGACCAGGTTGCTGCAGGGCGAGTGCGTGGGAGAGAACGATCCGTGCCGCCTCACTGATCTCAACCCTGAAACCTTCGACGCCTTCTCCAAGCTGCCAGGCGTGCAGCAGGAGGCGTACTCGAACGCTCTCATATTGGCCATGTCCTTTCTCAAGTTGCTTCCCATCGAGATGAGCGACAGGAG